In a single window of the Pseudogemmatithrix spongiicola genome:
- a CDS encoding alpha/beta hydrolase codes for MPQALLPYAVVGGDTLRAHRFASADPARSARPAVLLLHGGGWSAGDPSWVYPAAAAFAAGGFEAFAVEYRLSDSVATPLEAIVDVCAALRWTRLQADSLGVDASRVAVYGVSAGGHLAASTVTIGCPEALAERGADALLLLSPAVDVEGDAHFGRLLRGRASAAEVSPVANGRADMPPTVLVQGAEDSLTPLRGAQRFCVLLAAQRQSCDLRVYEGLGHLLTRNLAEQENAFDPDPLARADALRHQVRWLQQLWPDTARRER; via the coding sequence ATGCCGCAGGCGCTGCTGCCATACGCGGTGGTTGGCGGTGACACGCTGCGCGCCCATCGGTTTGCGTCGGCGGACCCAGCGCGCAGTGCCCGGCCCGCCGTGCTCCTGCTGCATGGCGGTGGCTGGTCAGCCGGCGACCCGAGCTGGGTGTATCCGGCGGCAGCCGCTTTCGCGGCAGGCGGATTCGAGGCCTTCGCGGTGGAGTATCGGTTAAGCGACAGCGTGGCGACGCCGCTTGAGGCGATCGTCGACGTGTGCGCGGCGCTGCGCTGGACGCGGCTGCAGGCAGACTCGCTGGGCGTGGACGCCTCGCGCGTGGCCGTCTACGGCGTGTCAGCCGGTGGACACCTTGCGGCCAGCACGGTGACGATCGGCTGTCCCGAGGCGCTGGCCGAGCGCGGCGCGGACGCCTTGCTGCTGCTCTCCCCGGCCGTGGATGTGGAAGGCGACGCGCACTTTGGTCGCCTGCTGCGCGGACGCGCCTCGGCGGCCGAGGTGTCGCCTGTGGCCAACGGCCGCGCGGACATGCCACCGACCGTGCTCGTCCAGGGCGCGGAGGATTCGCTGACGCCGCTCCGAGGGGCGCAGCGCTTTTGCGTGCTGCTCGCCGCGCAACGCCAGTCCTGCGATCTCCGCGTCTACGAGGGCCTCGGCCACCTGCTCACGCGCAATCTCGCCGAGCAGGAGAATGCCTTCGACCCCGACCCGCTCGCCCGTGCCGACGCGCTGCGGCATCAGGTGCGATGGCTGCAGCAGCTGTGGCCGGACACGGCCCGGCGCGAACGCTGA
- a CDS encoding 1,4-dihydroxy-6-naphthoate synthase: MRTLTFGYSPCPNDTFAFHALAHGLVGMPFRIEPVLLDIEELNRRAHDGAFDLTKLSVGAFAAVGDRYTMLRSGAALGHGVGPLVVTRTPMSLAEAVRGRVAIPGKETTAFRLLRLAAPELRDTVELRYDKILRAVANGEVDAGLIIHESRFTYHEHGLHKAQDLGGWWERETSLPVPLAGICARADLDAETRSAAERAIRASVQHAFDHPDASADYVRQHAQEMSAEVCAQHIKLYVNEWSLDVGDEGLRAIQRLVSAGA, translated from the coding sequence ATGCGCACGCTGACGTTCGGCTACTCGCCCTGCCCCAACGATACGTTCGCGTTCCATGCGCTGGCGCACGGACTCGTCGGCATGCCGTTCCGCATCGAGCCGGTGTTGCTCGATATCGAAGAGCTCAACCGTCGCGCACACGACGGGGCGTTCGACCTGACGAAGCTCAGCGTCGGCGCCTTCGCCGCCGTGGGCGATCGCTACACGATGCTGCGCAGCGGTGCGGCGCTGGGGCACGGCGTCGGCCCGCTCGTCGTGACGCGCACGCCGATGTCGCTGGCTGAGGCGGTGCGAGGGCGCGTGGCGATTCCCGGCAAGGAGACCACGGCGTTCCGCCTGCTCCGGCTGGCCGCGCCCGAGCTGCGCGACACCGTGGAGCTGCGCTACGACAAGATCCTGCGCGCCGTCGCGAACGGTGAGGTGGACGCAGGACTGATCATCCACGAGAGCCGGTTCACCTATCACGAGCACGGGTTGCACAAGGCGCAGGACCTCGGTGGGTGGTGGGAGCGCGAGACGTCGCTGCCGGTGCCCTTGGCGGGCATCTGCGCGCGCGCCGATCTCGATGCCGAGACGCGCAGCGCCGCCGAGCGTGCGATCCGCGCCAGCGTGCAGCACGCGTTTGACCATCCGGATGCCAGCGCCGACTACGTACGGCAGCATGCACAGGAGATGAGCGCCGAGGTCTGCGCGCAGCACATCAAGCTGTATGTGAACGAGTGGTCGCTCGACGTGGGTGACGAGGGCCTGCGAGCGATCCAGCGCTTGGTGTCGGCCGGTGCCTGA
- a CDS encoding VPS10 domain-containing protein: MRVRSALRHALPAAAFVAAALPSGLSAQQPAQGAAVPPAAASELPMRPIGPALMGGRIADVEVHPRDPRTWYVAAGSGGVWKTTNSGVTFAPIFEKQASYSIGEITLDPSNPDVVWIGTGENVSGRHVGWGDGVYRSRDGGRNWQRMGLANSQHIGRILVDPRDGNRVLVASEGPLWSAGGERGVYRSTDGGATWTATLQIDEHTGVTDLEFDPSNPDVIYAAAYQRRRHVWGFLAGGAGSGIYKSTDNGRTWRKLSVGLPTGEIGKIGLAVTPADPSRLYATIEAAGDKRGFYASMDRGESFERRNAYISGGTGPHYYQEIEASPTDPDLVYQMDVFLNVTRDGGRTFANLETGHDKHSDNHALWIDPADGRHLIVGTDGGLYESFDEGQRWRHFPNLPLSQFYKVALNDRSPFYDVLAGAQDLGTLHGPSRTLHREGVRNQDWYVPLGADGYGVAFEPGNPDLMYLMWQEGMLARKDRRNDETVMIKPQPAATDAPERWNWDSPLLVSPHRPTRIYFGSQRVWRSDDRGDSWTAISGDLTLGAPRYAQKFYGRTPSIDALFDHGAMSKYATTTAIAESPRAEGTLAVGTDDGIIQVTSDGGATWTRAATLPGLPPLSFVNDVEFSQHSAQTLFVAADAHKIGDFTPFLFVSADLGKTWRNIAGDLPRGAIVWAVQQDTESGLLFVGTEQGVFWSPNAGTNWHRLGTLPTIPVRDIKLHARDRDLVAATFGRGIFVLDDYTPLRAIAAGARADVATLLPVRDAWWYVPAEVGQAPGRPELGTDDYALENPPVGALFTYYVAAMPSTAQETRRAEERRLAERNADIPFPGFDRLRSERAEPSPRLVVAIRDEAGTVVRMLELPSRPGLHRVNWDLRHASPDVINLNPPAFSPPWAGEALGPLATPGTYTAQLHLVSAAGVRSLGEAQRFAVKPVPSVPGNPDFTVVAAFQQRVAALQRRVGAAGRELGSAREQLRHARASIPAAARPNPALYAQVDSLAAAVAVLERRLNGDPVRGSLDEPQEHAIAPRLWAAAQYEHRYPPTATQRREAELAETELTALERDLQRLLDVDFGRLHAAMSAAGAPWSAGRGLSRP, translated from the coding sequence CCGCATTGCCGACGTCGAGGTGCATCCGCGCGATCCGCGCACCTGGTACGTGGCGGCCGGGTCGGGCGGCGTCTGGAAGACCACGAACAGCGGCGTGACGTTCGCGCCGATCTTCGAGAAGCAGGCATCGTACTCCATTGGCGAGATCACGCTTGACCCGAGCAACCCAGATGTCGTCTGGATCGGCACCGGCGAGAACGTCAGCGGTCGCCACGTAGGCTGGGGCGACGGCGTGTACCGCTCGCGCGACGGCGGGCGCAACTGGCAGCGCATGGGGCTCGCGAATTCGCAGCACATCGGGCGCATCCTCGTGGACCCGCGCGACGGCAATCGGGTGCTCGTGGCCTCCGAGGGTCCGCTGTGGTCGGCCGGCGGTGAACGCGGCGTGTATCGCTCCACCGATGGTGGGGCGACGTGGACCGCCACGCTGCAGATCGACGAGCACACGGGCGTCACGGACCTCGAGTTCGATCCCTCGAACCCCGACGTGATCTACGCCGCGGCCTACCAGCGTCGCCGCCACGTCTGGGGCTTCCTCGCGGGCGGCGCCGGCTCCGGCATCTACAAGTCCACCGACAACGGACGCACGTGGCGCAAGCTGAGCGTTGGGCTCCCGACCGGCGAGATCGGCAAGATCGGCCTCGCCGTCACGCCCGCCGACCCGTCGCGGCTCTACGCCACGATCGAAGCCGCGGGCGACAAGCGGGGCTTCTACGCCTCGATGGACCGCGGCGAGAGCTTCGAGCGCCGCAACGCATACATCTCCGGCGGCACCGGCCCGCACTACTACCAGGAGATCGAAGCCTCGCCGACGGACCCGGACCTCGTCTACCAGATGGACGTGTTCCTCAACGTCACCCGCGACGGTGGGCGCACGTTCGCCAACCTCGAGACGGGCCACGACAAGCACAGCGACAACCACGCGCTGTGGATCGATCCCGCCGACGGCCGGCACCTCATCGTCGGTACCGACGGCGGTCTCTACGAAAGCTTCGACGAAGGCCAGCGCTGGCGGCACTTCCCGAATCTCCCGCTCTCGCAGTTCTACAAGGTCGCCCTCAACGACCGCTCGCCGTTCTATGACGTGCTCGCCGGTGCGCAGGACCTCGGCACGCTGCACGGCCCGTCGCGTACGCTGCATCGCGAGGGCGTGCGCAACCAAGACTGGTACGTGCCACTCGGCGCCGACGGCTACGGCGTGGCCTTCGAGCCCGGCAACCCGGACCTGATGTACCTCATGTGGCAGGAGGGCATGCTCGCGCGGAAGGACCGGCGCAACGACGAAACGGTGATGATCAAGCCGCAGCCCGCCGCCACCGACGCGCCGGAGCGCTGGAACTGGGATTCACCGCTGCTGGTCAGCCCGCACCGGCCGACCCGCATCTACTTCGGTTCGCAGCGCGTGTGGCGCAGCGATGACCGCGGCGACAGTTGGACCGCCATCAGCGGCGACCTGACGCTCGGCGCGCCGCGATACGCGCAGAAGTTCTACGGGCGCACCCCGAGCATCGACGCGCTGTTCGACCACGGCGCGATGTCGAAGTACGCCACCACCACCGCCATCGCCGAGTCGCCACGGGCCGAGGGCACGCTGGCCGTCGGGACCGATGACGGCATCATCCAGGTGACCAGCGACGGTGGTGCGACTTGGACACGCGCCGCGACGCTGCCCGGCCTGCCGCCGCTCTCGTTCGTGAACGACGTCGAGTTCTCGCAGCACTCGGCGCAGACGCTCTTCGTCGCGGCCGACGCGCACAAGATCGGCGACTTCACACCATTCCTGTTCGTGAGCGCGGATCTGGGCAAGACCTGGCGTAACATCGCCGGCGACTTGCCGCGCGGGGCCATCGTGTGGGCGGTGCAGCAGGACACGGAGTCCGGCCTGCTCTTCGTCGGCACGGAACAGGGCGTGTTCTGGTCACCCAACGCCGGCACGAACTGGCATCGCCTCGGCACGTTGCCGACGATTCCCGTGCGCGACATCAAGCTGCATGCCCGCGACCGCGATCTCGTCGCGGCCACCTTCGGCCGCGGCATCTTCGTACTCGACGACTACACGCCGTTGCGCGCCATCGCCGCCGGCGCGCGCGCCGACGTCGCGACGCTGCTCCCCGTGCGCGATGCCTGGTGGTACGTGCCCGCCGAGGTCGGACAGGCGCCGGGGCGCCCGGAGCTCGGCACCGATGACTACGCGCTGGAGAACCCGCCGGTCGGCGCGCTGTTCACGTACTACGTGGCCGCCATGCCCAGCACGGCGCAGGAGACGCGCCGTGCCGAGGAGCGGCGGCTCGCAGAGCGCAATGCCGACATCCCCTTCCCGGGCTTCGATCGCCTGCGCAGCGAACGTGCGGAACCGAGTCCGCGGCTCGTCGTCGCGATTCGGGATGAAGCGGGCACCGTGGTGCGCATGCTCGAACTGCCGTCACGCCCGGGCCTGCATCGCGTCAACTGGGACCTCCGCCACGCGAGCCCGGACGTCATCAACCTGAATCCACCGGCCTTCAGTCCGCCGTGGGCGGGCGAGGCGCTCGGGCCGCTTGCGACGCCCGGTACTTACACGGCGCAACTGCACCTCGTGTCCGCTGCGGGCGTGCGCTCGCTCGGCGAGGCCCAGCGCTTCGCGGTGAAGCCGGTGCCATCGGTGCCTGGGAATCCGGACTTCACGGTTGTCGCAGCCTTCCAGCAGCGCGTGGCCGCGCTGCAGCGGCGCGTGGGTGCGGCGGGCCGTGAGCTCGGCAGCGCGCGTGAGCAACTCCGGCACGCGCGGGCCTCGATTCCGGCGGCGGCGCGCCCGAACCCGGCGTTGTACGCGCAGGTGGACTCCCTCGCCGCTGCAGTTGCCGTGCTCGAACGGCGACTGAACGGCGATCCGGTGCGGGGGTCGCTCGACGAGCCGCAGGAGCACGCCATCGCGCCGCGGCTCTGGGCTGCTGCGCAGTACGAGCACCGGTATCCGCCCACGGCCACGCAACGGCGCGAGGCCGAGTTGGCCGAGACGGAGCTCACGGCGCTCGAGCGCGACCTTCAGAGGCTGCTCGATGTCGACTTCGGTCGCCTGCATGCGGCGATGTCGGCCGCAGGCGCACCGTGGAGTGCAGGGCGGGGGCTCTCGCGTCCCTGA
- a CDS encoding MOSC domain-containing protein — MPEPIGRLEAIWQKRAHRGPMDALDAGELVAGQGLAGSVGRSTRRHVTIIEREVWDRMQEELQAAIPYSARRANLMISGIRLVETRDRVLRIGETLVRIGGHTTPCERMDEACDGLRARLAPDWGGGAFGQVIRGGTVRVGDRVEWALTSES; from the coding sequence GTGCCTGAGCCGATCGGTCGCCTCGAGGCCATCTGGCAGAAGCGCGCGCACCGCGGGCCGATGGACGCGCTCGACGCCGGCGAGCTCGTCGCGGGCCAGGGCTTGGCCGGCAGCGTCGGGCGCAGCACGCGGCGTCACGTGACGATCATCGAGCGTGAGGTGTGGGACCGCATGCAGGAGGAACTGCAGGCGGCGATTCCCTACAGCGCGCGGCGGGCGAACTTGATGATCAGCGGCATTCGCTTGGTGGAGACGCGCGACCGCGTGCTGCGCATCGGCGAGACGCTGGTGAGGATCGGCGGGCACACGACGCCCTGCGAGCGCATGGACGAGGCTTGTGACGGTTTGCGGGCGAGGCTCGCGCCGGACTGGGGCGGCGGTGCGTTCGGACAGGTGATTCGCGGGGGAACCGTTCGCGTGGGCGATCGTGTCGAATGGGCTCTCACCTCGGAGTCGTGA
- a CDS encoding fasciclin domain-containing protein, producing MRFTIAALALVLGSTVASAQHAGHTMTGPAAAPAASTKDIVTVAVEAGSFTTLAAALQAAGLVETLKGPGPFTVFAPTDAAFAKLPAGTVQALLNDIPRLRAILTYHVVAGKVEAKDVVKLTSANTVQGQPISIRVVDGKVRINDATVVTPDVQASNGVIHVIDTVILPKN from the coding sequence ATGCGATTCACCATCGCCGCGCTCGCGCTCGTCCTCGGCAGCACCGTTGCGTCCGCTCAGCATGCGGGCCACACCATGACCGGCCCGGCCGCTGCGCCGGCCGCGTCCACCAAGGACATCGTCACGGTCGCCGTCGAAGCCGGTTCGTTCACGACGCTCGCCGCGGCGCTGCAGGCCGCCGGCCTCGTCGAGACGCTCAAGGGCCCCGGCCCGTTCACCGTCTTCGCGCCGACGGATGCCGCGTTCGCCAAGCTCCCGGCTGGCACGGTGCAGGCGCTGCTCAACGACATTCCGCGTCTTCGCGCCATCCTCACGTACCATGTGGTGGCCGGCAAGGTCGAGGCGAAGGACGTCGTGAAGCTCACGTCGGCCAACACCGTGCAGGGCCAGCCGATCAGCATCCGTGTCGTCGACGGCAAGGTGCGCATCAACGATGCCACCGTCGTCACGCCGGACGTGCAGGCGTCGAACGGCGTCATCCACGTGATCGACACGGTCATCCTGCCGAAGAACTGA
- a CDS encoding MBL fold metallo-hydrolase, whose product MTLLVSRRDARGRYLNTPPSRQPSIARVLTALWTERGAVTRPQAPVPIVPRRADDFHAAPADGLRVTWLGHASSIVEIEGLRFLLDPVWAERASPLGAIGPRRFHAPPLPLDALPVIDAVLLSHDHYDHLDAAAIRQLAARGLRFIVPRGLGAHLARWRVPAAQVLEMDWWEEVRLGGLRVVATPARHFSGRAWHFGDRDRALWCGFALIGAQRRFYYAGDSSYFGGFAEVGRAFGPFDAAMIEIGAYSQAWPDVHIGPEAAVRAARDARAGVFLPVHWGTFDLAFHGWTEPIERALVAAAREAQPIAVLRPGAQWTPSEGASVDRWWPSLPWRTAEQYPLPLP is encoded by the coding sequence ATGACGCTTCTCGTGTCCCGCCGCGATGCGCGCGGTCGCTATCTCAACACGCCGCCGAGCCGCCAGCCCAGTATCGCGCGGGTGCTGACGGCATTGTGGACGGAGCGCGGTGCGGTCACCCGCCCGCAGGCGCCTGTCCCGATCGTACCGCGCCGCGCCGACGATTTCCATGCAGCGCCGGCAGATGGACTCCGCGTCACGTGGCTCGGCCACGCGAGTAGCATCGTGGAGATCGAGGGCCTGCGCTTCCTGCTCGACCCCGTGTGGGCCGAGCGGGCGTCGCCGCTCGGCGCGATTGGTCCGCGTCGCTTTCATGCACCGCCGCTGCCGCTCGACGCGTTGCCGGTGATCGACGCCGTCCTGCTCTCGCACGATCACTACGACCACCTCGATGCCGCGGCCATCCGCCAACTCGCCGCGCGCGGACTGCGGTTCATCGTGCCGCGAGGACTCGGCGCGCACCTGGCGCGCTGGCGCGTGCCCGCCGCGCAGGTGCTGGAGATGGACTGGTGGGAGGAAGTGCGTCTCGGGGGCCTGCGCGTCGTCGCGACGCCGGCGCGTCACTTCAGTGGTCGCGCCTGGCACTTCGGCGACCGCGATCGCGCACTCTGGTGCGGCTTTGCGCTGATCGGTGCGCAGCGGCGGTTCTACTACGCCGGAGATTCTTCGTACTTCGGCGGATTCGCAGAGGTTGGCAGAGCCTTCGGGCCCTTTGACGCCGCGATGATCGAAATCGGCGCGTATTCGCAGGCCTGGCCCGACGTGCACATCGGGCCGGAAGCCGCGGTGCGCGCCGCGCGCGACGCACGCGCCGGCGTGTTCCTGCCCGTGCATTGGGGCACGTTCGATCTGGCGTTCCATGGATGGACCGAGCCCATCGAACGCGCCCTCGTCGCGGCAGCGCGGGAGGCGCAGCCGATCGCCGTGCTGCGCCCGGGCGCGCAGTGGACGCCGAGCGAAGGAGCGTCCGTCGACCGCTGGTGGCCGTCACTGCCGTGGCGCACGGCGGAGCAGTACCCGCTGCCGCTGCCCTAG
- a CDS encoding phosphorylase family protein — MVAAPEILVVAATPAELAPNLSCATLVCGVGPVDAAAHVAAVLADHRPRAILHVGIAGARRASGIGPAALVIGTAARYTDLRVPAKFAPSEVLPDAQLLACVSQALPDALRLPIATVARVGGSVGCDVEAMEGFAVLRAAQLAGVPAIEVRAVSNEIEETDRSRWHFDHAFSTLAAMTPRLVEAIAACAR; from the coding sequence ATGGTCGCTGCCCCGGAGATCCTCGTAGTCGCTGCGACGCCTGCTGAGCTCGCGCCGAATCTCTCGTGCGCAACGCTGGTGTGCGGCGTGGGGCCCGTGGATGCCGCCGCACACGTGGCGGCGGTGCTCGCTGACCATCGGCCGCGGGCAATCCTGCATGTGGGCATCGCGGGAGCCCGGCGCGCAAGCGGGATCGGGCCTGCGGCATTGGTGATCGGCACAGCGGCGCGCTACACCGACCTCCGCGTGCCTGCGAAGTTCGCGCCTTCGGAGGTGTTGCCCGATGCGCAGCTTCTCGCCTGCGTCTCGCAGGCGCTGCCGGATGCCCTGCGCCTGCCGATCGCCACGGTGGCTCGCGTGGGCGGCAGCGTCGGCTGCGACGTCGAGGCGATGGAAGGATTCGCCGTCTTGCGGGCCGCGCAGCTCGCGGGCGTTCCTGCGATCGAGGTCCGCGCCGTCTCCAACGAGATCGAGGAGACCGACCGCAGCCGCTGGCACTTCGACCATGCGTTCTCGACGCTCGCGGCGATGACGCCGAGGCTCGTGGAGGCGATCGCCGCATGCGCACGCTGA
- a CDS encoding protein adenylyltransferase SelO, which translates to MKTPLAFDNRFVRELPGDPRGTNERRQVHGAAWSAVSPTPVATPTLLAHAREVAELVGFGPDDHTSPRFAEVFGGNALLTGMQPYAACYGGHQFGHWAGQLGDGRAISLGEVVNARGERWELQLKGAGPTPYSRTADGRAVLRSSIREFLCSEAMHHLGVPTTRALSVVHTGEPVMRDMFYDGNPQMEPGAVVCRVAPSFIRFGNFEIATARGDETLLRQLADFTIARDFPHIDAAAPARYAQWFREVCARTASMLVQWMRVGFVHGVMNTDNMSVLGLTIDYGPYGFLDDFDPHWTPNTTDAGGRRYRYANQPAIAQWNLERFADALRPLFADIEPLKDGLGAYVDRFNAEYRAMLATKFGFPDFSATHEALAQEGLGLLTDVEGDHTLFFRALTEWQGEVPQDDAAAVTALGDMFYDAAKRDAQTPAMAAWLRRWHAARHAPSVDVAATQAAMTRANPRFIPRNYLAQQAIDAATAGDASVLHDLLDTLRRPYDAQPGREAFAAKRPDWARHKAGCSMLSCSS; encoded by the coding sequence GTGAAGACGCCGCTGGCCTTCGACAACCGCTTCGTCCGCGAGCTTCCCGGCGACCCGCGCGGCACCAACGAGCGGCGCCAGGTACATGGCGCCGCGTGGAGCGCCGTGTCACCGACGCCCGTCGCAACACCGACGTTGCTCGCGCACGCGCGTGAGGTCGCCGAGCTCGTGGGTTTCGGTCCGGACGACCACACATCGCCGCGTTTCGCCGAGGTCTTCGGCGGCAACGCGCTGCTCACCGGCATGCAACCCTATGCGGCCTGCTACGGAGGCCATCAGTTCGGCCACTGGGCCGGCCAGCTTGGCGACGGGCGCGCCATCTCGCTTGGCGAGGTGGTCAACGCGCGTGGCGAACGCTGGGAGCTGCAACTGAAGGGCGCGGGCCCGACGCCGTACTCGCGCACGGCCGACGGCCGTGCGGTCCTGCGTTCGAGCATCCGCGAGTTCCTCTGCTCCGAGGCCATGCACCACCTCGGCGTGCCGACGACGCGCGCACTCTCCGTGGTGCACACCGGCGAGCCCGTGATGCGCGACATGTTCTACGACGGCAATCCGCAGATGGAGCCTGGCGCGGTGGTCTGCCGCGTGGCGCCGAGCTTCATCCGCTTTGGCAACTTCGAGATTGCCACAGCCCGCGGCGACGAGACGCTGCTGCGCCAGCTGGCCGACTTCACGATTGCGCGGGACTTCCCGCATATCGACGCGGCAGCCCCGGCGCGCTACGCGCAGTGGTTCCGCGAGGTCTGCGCGCGCACGGCGAGCATGCTCGTCCAGTGGATGCGCGTGGGCTTCGTGCACGGCGTGATGAACACCGACAACATGAGCGTGCTGGGGCTGACGATCGACTACGGCCCGTACGGGTTCCTCGACGACTTCGACCCGCACTGGACGCCGAACACGACGGACGCGGGCGGGCGACGGTACCGGTACGCGAACCAGCCGGCGATCGCGCAGTGGAACCTCGAACGTTTCGCCGACGCGCTGCGGCCGCTGTTCGCCGACATCGAGCCACTGAAGGACGGACTCGGCGCGTATGTCGACCGCTTCAACGCCGAATACCGCGCGATGTTGGCGACGAAGTTCGGATTCCCGGATTTCAGCGCGACGCACGAGGCCCTGGCACAGGAAGGGCTCGGACTCCTGACTGACGTGGAAGGCGACCACACGCTGTTCTTCCGTGCCCTCACGGAGTGGCAGGGCGAGGTGCCGCAGGATGACGCGGCGGCGGTGACGGCACTGGGGGACATGTTCTACGATGCGGCCAAGCGCGACGCGCAGACACCGGCGATGGCCGCATGGCTGCGACGCTGGCATGCCGCGCGTCACGCGCCGAGCGTGGACGTTGCGGCAACGCAGGCAGCGATGACGCGTGCGAATCCGCGATTCATCCCGCGCAACTATCTCGCGCAGCAGGCGATCGACGCCGCGACTGCCGGCGATGCATCAGTGCTGCACGACCTGCTCGACACCCTGCGGCGCCCTTATGACGCGCAGCCGGGGCGCGAGGCGTTCGCCGCCAAGCGCCCCGACTGGGCCCGGCACAAGGCCGGATGCTCGATGCTGTCCTGCAGCTCCTAG
- a CDS encoding 6-bladed beta-propeller, translating to MTSAIAFGWPRRLIALIALIALIGLSFAPRPAAAQRSDTLRLPLLWSVVEGEHPTADSLGKLTGIAVDARGNVYVSDFAEHKIWVFDMRGRSQRAIGRQGQGPGEFLAPTGIAIGPDGKLYVRDQGHVSRFAADGATGRLSRYETRYNGGAMNDWTSTLASRFDAQGRLYYPSFNVMDQSRQMGEWWIFSPAGARVDSIAVPVIENVPSGWASVRLSAGSGRILPGLNRAPFTGMPSWDITPRGTVLYTSGREYVIREVDRSGRLVREFRRATPALRIPAGERRDSLAALRLRLDSIANIPRAQISGIPDDVWALRLPETYAPILDVFAAPDGLVWVRRWVPNGHARSVFDVFEADGRFKTVVELPANLVPGITPVLTLTAVAGIGSDPETGAMTVLRFGAR from the coding sequence ATGACATCGGCAATCGCGTTCGGTTGGCCCAGGCGTCTCATCGCGCTCATCGCGCTCATCGCGCTCATCGGCCTGTCGTTTGCGCCGCGACCCGCAGCGGCACAGCGTAGCGACACGCTTCGGTTACCGCTGCTCTGGTCGGTGGTCGAAGGTGAGCACCCGACGGCGGATTCGCTCGGGAAGCTCACCGGCATCGCGGTGGATGCCCGCGGCAACGTGTACGTCTCCGACTTCGCCGAGCACAAGATCTGGGTGTTCGACATGCGTGGGCGGTCGCAGCGTGCGATCGGGCGGCAGGGACAGGGACCGGGCGAGTTCCTCGCGCCGACCGGCATCGCCATCGGACCGGATGGCAAGCTCTACGTGCGCGATCAAGGGCACGTCTCGCGCTTCGCCGCGGACGGGGCGACCGGCCGCTTGAGTCGCTACGAGACGCGGTACAACGGCGGCGCGATGAACGACTGGACGTCCACGCTGGCGAGCCGGTTCGACGCGCAGGGACGGCTGTACTATCCGAGCTTCAACGTGATGGACCAGAGCCGCCAGATGGGCGAATGGTGGATCTTCAGCCCCGCTGGGGCGCGCGTGGACTCGATTGCCGTGCCCGTGATCGAGAACGTGCCGTCGGGATGGGCGTCCGTGCGGCTGTCGGCGGGCAGCGGGCGCATCCTGCCGGGGCTGAACCGCGCGCCCTTCACCGGCATGCCGTCGTGGGACATCACGCCGCGCGGCACGGTGCTGTACACGAGCGGGCGCGAGTACGTGATCCGCGAAGTGGACCGCAGCGGGCGTCTCGTGCGGGAGTTTCGCCGTGCGACGCCGGCGCTTCGCATTCCGGCTGGCGAGCGGCGTGACTCCCTGGCGGCGCTGCGGCTGCGGCTGGACTCCATCGCGAACATTCCGCGCGCGCAGATCTCGGGGATCCCCGACGACGTGTGGGCACTGCGTCTGCCCGAGACCTACGCGCCGATCCTCGATGTGTTCGCCGCGCCCGATGGCTTGGTCTGGGTGCGGCGCTGGGTGCCGAACGGCCACGCGAGGAGCGTGTTCGACGTGTTCGAGGCGGATGGGCGCTTCAAGACAGTAGTCGAGCTGCCGGCGAACCTCGTGCCCGGTATCACGCCGGTGCTAACGCTCACTGCGGTGGCGGGGATCGGCAGCGATCCAGAGACAGGCGCCATGACGGTGCTGCGGTTCGGAGCGCGGTGA